A single Leptidea sinapis chromosome 2, ilLepSina1.1, whole genome shotgun sequence DNA region contains:
- the LOC126974224 gene encoding LOW QUALITY PROTEIN: S-phase kinase-associated protein 2 (The sequence of the model RefSeq protein was modified relative to this genomic sequence to represent the inferred CDS: substituted 1 base at 1 genomic stop codon): MILSVLKWLPKRTLAHCMLVCKRXVKMVKDETLWQRLDLGNRVLAKNALNGILSRKPVILRLASSEVRNPKLSSMPALQYLEVWGMLQTASLNALRAALPAIQVNQFMFSAIARPTVGARRTSIWGLRTRD; this comes from the exons ATGATCCTGAGTGTTCTCAAGTGGCTCCCAAAACGTACCCTGGCGCACTGTATGCTGGTCTGCAAGCGGTGAGTTAAAATGGTCAAAG ATGAAACTCTATGGCAGCGGTTAGACCTCGGTAACAGAGTTCTGGCTAAGAACGCGCTTAATGGTATACTGTCCAGGAAACCAGTCATACTGAGACTTGCCAGCTCTGAGGTGAGGAATCC AAAGTTGAGTAGCATGCCAGCGCTGCAGTATCTAGAAGTGTGGGGAATGCTGCAAACCGCCTCCCTCAACGCCCTGAGGGCAGCACTCCCGGCGATACAAGTCAACCAGTTTATGTTCAG CGCTATAGCCCGACCAACAGTAGGTGCTCGAAGAACTTCAATATGGGGACTTCGTACTAGAGACTGA
- the LOC126975220 gene encoding partner of xrn-2 protein 1-like yields MNPAIDLESLRSEHESEEQWEVRRSFMLEHRDNFDEQELVTLAQLFTNIEFLGCRYPQETMKRIAQLAGKVSAKYKDSRKNKLKRTFVQASDAAEQKAKRSFK; encoded by the exons ATGAACCCTGCAATTGATTTGGAATCGTTGAGGAGTGAACACGAATCTGAAGAACAATGGGAGGTCCGTAGGAGTTTCATGTTAGAACATAGAGACAACTTTGATGAACAAGAATTAGTGACTTTAGCCCAGCTGTTTACTAATATAGAATTCCTGGGATGCAG ATACCCACAAGAAACTATGAAACGGATAGCACAGCTAGCGGGAAAGGTGTCTGCTAAATACAAAGACAGTAGGAAGAACAAGCTCAAGAGAACATTTGTTCAGGCCAGTGATGCGGCGGAGCAAAAGGCAAAACGGTCATTTAAGTAA
- the LOC126971471 gene encoding uncharacterized protein LOC126971471: MAFSFRNIISNINYFKRPEESLETSQKKRRNTYQDNCSKYENIEDSTSQNSSLNLPQSFKTYAEKKASFSDTDIITITDAPIRHKRRKCKKLKVDIKKASQSMNQIHDKSNVENTPIHALIEPKTSDTFSEHFRGFDFNKSFDIYDEISDFESNIDEDFNNESLSDHSTDAPKYELKMCKKASTDIQSTSDEERPGPSTTPESFADVEIDKNEEERLKLLLNYQVRMEKLESFLNKMLNEFQFHIKVSKVFHTRSVVTALPGTDLSDIPKSLGEVISLTNSNPDLNNPTSSAAWNIIVEKEDFQMKSKLRKQLVSIKNSIEQFINSHLQNEGTNKKYLITKKKSGHQKQSNISHKKKHRYFEYPDLRDAMLNLFCMEEELHENDSNLSFDSCKCICKCSQSSPSQTDSGLTSKSNDNTLSITSSIGNFSLDSTTLTAYSESLDQIVSYNSFHDTSLYSTLLQKAAIERITFYIQVHSIQLQCEEVAQQFETKNSIFFHCPSCRCTEKDENGLMKHILSQLHCEKIHFVYKTAYIKKCVSSGKEIQPSTVLNPMTMYRDDNKIVCFGDAVYACSLCFENLIVGESVLITHCSQPQHVERRNLLNNIID; encoded by the coding sequence ATGGCATTCTCGTTTAGAAACATAATttcgaatattaattatttcaaaagaCCCGAGGAATCATTAGAAACTAGCCAAAAGAAACGCAGAAATACTTATCAAGACAATTGTTCGAAATACGAAAATATAGAAGATAGCACATCTCAAAATTCAAGTTTAAATTTACCACAATCATTTAAAACATATGCTGAAAAGAAGGCATCATTCTCTGACACAGATATTATAACCATTACAGACGCACCAATTCGCCATAAGCGTCGTAAATGTAAGAAGTTAAAAGTAGACATCAAGAAAGCAAGTCAATCTATGAATCAAATTCATGATAAATCTAATGTCGAAAACACACCAATTCATGCTTTAATAGAACCCAAAACTTCCGATACTTTTAGTGAACACTTCCGTGGATTTGATTTTAACAAATCGTTCGATATTTATGATGAAATCTCTGACTTTGAGTCAAATATTGATGAAGATTTTAACAATGAATCTTTATCTGATCATTCGACTGATGCTCCAAAATATGAGctgaaaatgtgtaaaaaagCTTCAACAGACATTCAATCAACAAGCGACGAGGAGAGACCTGGACCTTCAACAACACCAGAATCCTTTGCCGATGTAGAAATAGACAAAAATGAAGAAGAAAGACTTAAATTGTTGTTAAACTATCAAGTGAGGATGGAAAAACTGGagtctttcttaaataaaatgctTAATGAATTTCAGTTCCATATCAAGGTATCAAAAGTCTTTCACACCAGATCCGTTGTCACAGCACTCCCTGGGACTGATCTCTCAGACATTCCTAAGAGTCTCGGGGAAGTTATAAGCTTAACCAATTCTAATCCAGACCTAAACAACCCAACTTCCTCTGCTGCATGGAATATTATAGTGGAAAAAGAAGATTTTCAAATGAAATCTAAACTTCGCAAACAACTAGTGTCCATAAAGAACTCTATAGAACAATTTATTAACAGCCATTTGCAGAACGAGGGCACAAACAAGAAGTatttaattaccaaaaaaaagagTGGACATCAGAAACAGTCTAATATCAGCCATAAGAAGAAACACAGATACTTTGAATACCCTGACTTGCGTGATGCAATGCTAAATCTATTCTGTATGGAAGAAGAGCTGCACGAGAATGATTCAAATCTGAGCTTTGATTCTTGTAAGTGTATTTGCAAGTGTAGCCAATCCTCGCCATCACAGACTGATTCAGGCTTAACATCAAAGTCTAATGATAATACATTGTCAATTACTTCATCTATTGGCAACTTTAGTCTTGATTCAACAACTTTAACAGCTTATTCTGAATCCCTCGATCAAATCGTTAGCTACAATAGCTTCCATGACACATCTTTGTATTCCACATTGCTACAAAAAGCAGCTATTGAACGTATCACATTCTACATTCAGGTCCACAGTATTCAACTGCAATGTGAAGAAGTGGCACAACAATTTGAAACAAAGAACTCCATTTTCTTTCACTGCCCCTCCTGCCGATGCACAGAAAAAGATGAAAATGGACTCATGAAACATATTTTAAGCCAGTTGCACTGTGAAAAGATACATTTTGTGTACAAAACTGCatacattaagaaatgtgtttCGTCCGGAAAGGAGATTCAGCCAAGCACCGTATTGAATCCTATGACAATGTACCGAgatgataataaaattgtatgctTTGGAGATGCTGTATATGCCTGTTCACTGTGTTTTGAGAATCTGATAGTTGGTGAGTCTGTTTTGATAACCCATTGTTCCCAGCCGCAACATGTTGAAAGAagaaatttgttaaataatattattgattaa